A single region of the Triticum dicoccoides isolate Atlit2015 ecotype Zavitan chromosome 2B, WEW_v2.0, whole genome shotgun sequence genome encodes:
- the LOC119361384 gene encoding cysteine-rich receptor-like protein kinase 7: MSPKISDFGMARIFGGKQQQGNTIRAVGTYGYMSPEYVMGGAFSVKSDIYSFGVLLLEIVSGLKISSPQLIMNFPNITTYAWRLWEDGNAMEQVDSTIAGSCPIHEVLRCIHVGLLCVQHHSDARPLMSSVVLMLENEITLLPEPEQPAYFAARNQENGHTRENMDNSQNTMSITTLIGR, translated from the exons ATGAGCCCTAAAATATCAGACTTTGGTATGGCAAGGATATTTGGTGGAAAGCAGCAGCAAGGAAACACTATTAGAGCTGTTGGAACATA CGGTTACATGTCTCCAGAATATGTGATGGGTGGCGCCTTTTCTGTTAAGTCGGACATTTATAGCTTTGGTGTTCTTCTCTTGGAGATTGTAAGTGGCTTGAAGATCAGCTCACCTCAGCTTATAATGAACTTTCCAAACATTACAACATAT GCGTGGAGATTATGGGAAGATGGAAATGCAATGGAACAGGTGGACTCAACAATTGCTGGTAGTTGTCCAATTCATGAAGTTCTACGGTGCATTCATGTGGGACTCTTGTGTGTTCAACACCATTCAGATGCTAGGCCACTCATGTCATCGGTTGTGCTTATGTTGGAGAATGAAATCACTTTGCTTCCAGAGCCGGAGCAACCTGCATATTTTGCAGCAAGAAATCAGGAAAATGGACATACCAGGGAAAACATGGATAATTCACAAAATACCATGAGTATCACAACACTAATAGGGCGTTAG